From Peromyscus maniculatus bairdii isolate BWxNUB_F1_BW_parent chromosome 19, HU_Pman_BW_mat_3.1, whole genome shotgun sequence, the proteins below share one genomic window:
- the Fam210a gene encoding protein FAM210A yields the protein MQWNVPRTMSRLTLRTFSEPQKARLFEHHQSIKGPLLWRRGECRVVWTPHLRKQWLHLPAVQCLATQRNLLDAQPPQLGVLRQERWEQDILSKRVLSSSATSRDSPSEKKEEQDPLQDKSISLYQRFKKTFRQYGKVLIPVHLITSGIWFGTFYYAAIKGVNVIPFLEMCGLPDSVVDILKNSQSGNALTAYAMFKIATPARYTVTLGGTSFTVKYLRSHGYMSTPPPVKEYLQDRMEETKELITEKMEETKDRLTEKLQETKEKVSFKKKVE from the exons ATGCAGTGGAATGTACCACGGACTATGTCTCGGCTGACACTCAGGACATTCTCAGAACCACAGAAAGCCAGGCTCTTTGAACACCACCAGAGCATAAAAGGACCGTTACTTTGGCGTAGAGGTGAATGCAGAGTGGTTTGGACACCACACCTTCGAAAGCAGTGGCTTCATTTACCTGCTGTTCAGTGCCTTGCAACGCAAAGGAATCTATTAGATGCTCAGCCACCCCAACTAGGAGTCCTTCGCCAGGAACGATGGGAGCAGGATATTTTATCCAAGAGGGTTTTATCTTCCAGTGCCACATCCCGAGACTCTCCATCCgaaaaaaaggaagagcaagATCCTTTACAAGACAAGTCTATTAGTCTTTATCAACGATTTAAGAAAACCTTTAGACAATATGGAAAAGTTTTAATTCCTGTGCATCTAATAACTTCCGGTATTTGGTTTGGAACATTTTACTATGCAGCTATAAA aggAGTGAATGTCATCCCTTTCCTAGAGATGTGTGGATTACCTGACAGTGTAGTGGACATCCTGAAAAACTCCCAAAGTGGGAATGCCCTGACAGCATATGCCATGTTTAAG ATTGCGACACCTGCCCGCTACACTGTGACCTTGGGAGGAACATCCTTTACTGTGAAGTATTTGCGAAGTCATGGTTACATGTCAACTCCACCACCTGTCAAGGAGTATTTGCAGGACAGAATGGAAGAGACTAAGGAGCTCATCACAGAGAAAATGGAGGAGACAAAGGACAGACTCACTGAAAAATTacaagaaaccaaagaaaaagtttcttttaagaaaaaagtgGAATAA